The genomic stretch CTGTTCCAGCTctggtttccacagtggcttctgCTCTTGGGTCTCTGTGCCAGTAAGTAATCTGTGACTTTCTGTATTTCCCCATCTCTTTAATTTTGGGAGTagtggtttgccctgtgtcctcccctcTCTTACACAgccaagaagagttgttgatttttttcagtctgCTCAGCTTTTTATTTGTTGGAGTGGTGATTTCAAATCCCCTTACATTCAGAACTAGAAACTGGAAGtccttgacagtgtcttttgatggaaaaaattttcaccttttatgaagtctaatttgtctgtttttaaaattttgttgccTGTACCATATCCAAGGAATCATCACCAAacccaatgtcatgaagattttgcCCTAtcttcttctaagaattttacagttttaggtcttacatttaggtcatggATCtatttgagttaatgtttgtatGTGGTGTTAAGTAAGGgtataacttcattcttttgcatgtggatttcctgttttcccagcaccatttgttgaaaagactgtctttcctcccatTGAATAGTCTTAGCACTTTGGTTGAAAATCGTCTGACCATATatgtaaggatttatttctgggctctctgttctattccattggtctatatgtctgtctttatgacaataccacactgttttgattactgtagctttgtagcaagttttgaaatcaggaagtgtgagtcctccaactttgttcttctctttcaggaTTCTTTTGGCATTTAGGGTCACTTGAGATTCCATATACTGATTACCAAAAACTAAAGAAGGAAGTCCCATTTTGTCACTGccagagagaagacaaaaatggTAAGgagataaattatttcaaatatgaagggaaaaaaaaggcaagattTTAAAGTAAAGTGAGAATGGTAGGAAAGGAGTAGTGCTTTTGCGATGCTGTTTTCAAGGAGAGGTGGCCAGGGAGGCCGGTGCCTGCTGCTCTCACTTCTGCTCTTCACAGCCTGTGGGGCTGGCAGCAGCCAGATCCACTACTCGGTCCGTGAAGAGGCCAAACACGGCACCTTCGTGGGCCGCATCGCTCAGgacctggggctggagctggccGAGTTGGTGTCATACCTGTTCTGGGTGGCGTCCAAAAACCATGGGGACTTTCTGGAGGTAAATCTGCAGAACGGCATTTTGTTTGTGAATTCTCGGATTGACCGGGAGGAGCTATGCAAACAGAACACGAAATATAGTATCCACCTGGAGGTGATCGGGGACAGGCCGCTGCAGGTGTTGCAtgtggaggtggaggtgaaggACATTAATGATAATCCACAGGTCTTTAGAGTGAGAGAACAAAGGTTATTTATTCCTGAATCTAGGCTGCTGGATTCACGTTTCCCGATAGAGGGCGCTGCTGATGCAGACATTGGTACCAACGCTTTTCTAACATACACTTTCAGCTGCAGTGATTATTTCTCTTTGGATGTACAGGCAAGTGATGAACTGAGTAAGTCACTTTCGCCTGAACTGAGGAAGTCTGTGGATAGAGAAGATACACCAGAACTTCGTTTATTATTGACAGCCAGTGATGGGGGCAAACCAGAACTAGAAGGTACAGTTCAGCTGCTGATCATGGTGCTCAACATTAATGATAACGCCCCATGGTTTGCCCAGGCCGTGTACAGAGTACACTTATTAGATACTACTAATGTTCCAGCAAATGGAACATTAATGACCACATTAAACGCCTCTGACGCTGACAAAAGTGTAAATGGCGAAATTGTCTTTACTTTGGCAATGTTGTTTCTCttaacataaacaaacaaacaaacaaaaaaacaaattcaaaattgatTCCAGCCCAGGGGAAATTAGGCTAATTGGTAGACTGGATTATGAAGAAACGAAATCCTACGAAATTCAGGTAAAAACAGTTGATAAAGGAGGTCCTCCAATGTCAAATCACTGCAAGGTTTTAGTGGAAGTGCTGGATGTAAATGATAATGCTCCGGAACTGGCGGTCACATCCGTCTTTGCCTGTAAGAGAGGAGTCTCCACTCAGCACCGTCATCGCCTTCATCTCCTTGTCTGACCGTGACTCTGGTGTCAATGGGTAGGTGACCTGCACCCTGACGCCTCATGTCCCCTTCAAGCTGGTGTCCACCTTCAAGAATTACTATTCGCTGGTGTTGGACAGCGCCCTGGATCGCGAGAGTGTGGCAAACTATGAGGTGGGGGTGACCGCGAGGGACGGGGGCTCGCCTTCTTTGTCGGCCACCGCCAGCTTGTCCGTGGAGGTGGCCGACATGAACGACAACGCGCCCGCGTTCGCACAGCCCGAGTACACGGTGTTGGTGAAGGAGAACAACCCGCCCGGCTGCCACATCTTCACGGTGTCGGCGCGGGACGCGGACGCGCAGGAGAACGCGCTGGTGTCCTACTCGCTGGTGGAGCGGCGGGTGGGCGAGCGAGCGCTGTCGAGCTACGTGTCGGTGCACGCGGAGAGCGGCAAGGTGTACGCGCTGCAGCCGCTGGACCACGAAGAGCTGGAGCTGCTGCAATTCCAGGTGAGCGCGCGCGACGCGGGCGTGCCGCCTCTGGGCAGCAACGTGACGCTGCAGGTGTTCGTGCTGGACGAGAACGACAACGCGCCCGCGCTGCTGCTGCCCGGgccgggcggcggggcgggcgctCTGAGCCAGCGGGTGGCTCGGTCGGTGGGCGCGGGCCACGTGGTGACGAAAGTGCGCGCGGTGGACGCGGACTCGGGCTACAACGCGTGGCTGTCGTACGAGCTGCAGCCGGCGGCGGGTGGCGCGCGCAGCCCGTTCCGCGTGGGGCTGTACACGGGCGAGATCAGCACGACGCGCGCCCTGGACGAGGCGGACGCGCCGCGCCAGCGCCTGCTGGTGCTGGTGAAGGACCACGGCGAGCCGGCGCTGACGGCCACGGCCACCGTGCTGCTGTCGCTGGAGGACAGCGGCCAGGCGCCCAAGGCCTCTTCGCGGGCGTCGACGGGCGCCGCTGGCGCGGAGGCCGCTCTGGTGGATGTGAACGTGTACCTGATCATCGCCATCTGCGCGGTGTCCAGCCTGTTGGTGCTCACGCTGCTGCTGTACACGGCGCTGCGGCGCTCGGCGCCGCCCAGCGAGGGCGCGTGCGGGCCCGGGAAGCCCACGCTGGTGTGCTCCAGCGCGGTGGGGAGCTGGTCTTACTCGCAGCAGAGGCGGCAGCGGGTGTgttctgggggcggggggccgcCCAAGACCAACCTCATGGCCTTCAGCCCTGGTCTTTGTCCAGATCTGAGCACGTAGGGAAGAAGTGAACATCCAGAGACAAACTCCGTAATATAAGTTCAACTTCCAAGCTTTggctttagtttttttaaatttttacttatctAACCATCTCTTCAAATGTCACTTTAAAAGATGTATTCCAAGTGTTCACTAAAATTGCAACAAATCTTACCATTTATTGTAGATATTTATTCTATTACTTATAGCTGCATCTTGACTAGAACTTGGaatcaaacaacaaaaaaactaatgtAGGAACAAATTGCCATATTCCTTGGTTCAAAGAGTAGGATACTTTTGAAGGAATACTGAAATATTAAGCAGTCTTGATCATATTTAACACAGAATCTTAACGTAGTCAAATACATTGtcattttcaagtttatttatagCTCGGAATGAAATGTCAAGCCCTGGACAAAAAATTATAGGCAGATTTACAGAAACCATCTGCCTTCCCTTAAGGTTTTACGTTTCAAAGtgggcaattaaaaaaaatcgttttaaacaaaagtaatttacaatatatttgtaggatgatattttaatttttatgttaaaatatacaaCTATTTTTTTCGTTGCTTTTATGATCAGTATCCTGATGCGAACGACTTTGAGTTCTCCTGGTTCTAGAAAGCTTAGCGTGGAATGAATTTTTTAGTATAGGATCTGGTTAGGAAACAACACCTTCCATTTACTCACAAATGTTCTaagacactttatttatttttaaatttatttttttaatttatttatttttggctgcattgggtcttcgttgctgcacgctggctttctctagttatggcgagcgggggctactcttcgttgctgtgcgcgggcttctcattgcggtggcttttcttgttgcagagcatgggctataggcacgcaggcttcagtagttgtggcatgtgggctcagtagttgtggctcgcggactgtagagcgtgggctcagcagttgcggcgaatgggtttagttgctccggggcatgtgggatcttcctggaccagggctcgaacccgtgtcccttgcgtttgcaggcggattcttaaccactgcagcaccagggaagccctaagacaCTTAATTTTTACTTCTCTCAACCTTTCCAATAACTTTGTGAAGTGCATACTTTAGTCTCACTTGTGGATGAAAgtgctgaggctcagaaaatctAAGTTCAGTATTTTTCCTAAGTTTTCTCCAGATTTCCCAAGGATATCCAAAACTTGCTTGTTCTAGTAGACTTCATtgccttttataaaatatttaaggtagCTTACAATGGAAGATATTTACAagagcaattttaaaaagtctgtttaaAAGCCAAAGTA from Balaenoptera musculus isolate JJ_BM4_2016_0621 chromosome 3, mBalMus1.pri.v3, whole genome shotgun sequence encodes the following:
- the LOC118893570 gene encoding LOW QUALITY PROTEIN: protocadherin alpha-1-like (The sequence of the model RefSeq protein was modified relative to this genomic sequence to represent the inferred CDS: inserted 2 bases in 1 codon; substituted 1 base at 1 genomic stop codon) translates to MLFSRRGGQGGRCLLLSLLLFTACGAGSSQIHYSVREEAKHGTFVGRIAQDLGLELAELVSYLFWVASKNHGDFLEVNLQNGILFVNSRIDREELCKQNTKYSIHLEVIGDRPLQVLHVEVEVKDINDNPQVFRVREQRLFIPESRLLDSRFPIEGAADADIGTNAFLTYTFSCSDYFSLDVQASDELSKSLSPELRKSVDREDTPELRLLLTASDGGKPELEGTVQLLIMVLNINDNAPWFAQAVYRVHLLDTTNVPANGTLMTTLNASDADKSVNGEIVFTLAKFKIDSSPGEIRLIGRLDYEETKSYEIQVKTVDKGGPPMSNHCKVLVEVLDVNDNAPELAVTSXSLPVREESPLSTVIAFISLSDRDSGVNGXVTCTLTPHVPFKLVSTFKNYYSLVLDSALDRESVANYEVGVTARDGGSPSLSATASLSVEVADMNDNAPAFAQPEYTVLVKENNPPGCHIFTVSARDADAQENALVSYSLVERRVGERALSSYVSVHAESGKVYALQPLDHEELELLQFQVSARDAGVPPLGSNVTLQVFVLDENDNAPALLLPGPGGGAGALSQRVARSVGAGHVVTKVRAVDADSGYNAWLSYELQPAAGGARSPFRVGLYTGEISTTRALDEADAPRQRLLVLVKDHGEPALTATATVLLSLEDSGQAPKASSRASTGAAGAEAALVDVNVYLIIAICAVSSLLVLTLLLYTALRRSAPPSEGACGPGKPTLVCSSAVGSWSYSQQRRQRVCSGGGGPPKTNLMAFSPGLCPDLST